The following coding sequences lie in one Clupea harengus chromosome 23, Ch_v2.0.2, whole genome shotgun sequence genomic window:
- the si:ch1073-13h15.3 gene encoding inactive all-trans-retinol 13,14-reductase — protein MWVLVVLVWFLIWAGGTYWYLFGKPSPFSLESLRPKEPLEMDQRKRDKVLKKGFSKDRIPENLDAIVVGSGIGGLTAAACLAKLGKRVLVLEQHDQSGGCCHTFVEKGFEFDVGLHYVGQLHENSLIRIAFDQITEGQLEFVTLDQHFDTIHIGLGKEHREYSIYTGKTEMEAHLKKQFPDDTEAVEKFFKVMKVCARKTHYLASLKLIPRWLALFLLKSGIADLCSSVFRLSATSATDWADQLTSNKDLQVIFSYLFYGVPPRDSSILINALLIHHYKRGAYYPKGGASEISYHISNTIRKYGGDVLVRAPVCQVLLDKDGAACGVAVRKGQELVEVKAPVVISNCGLFNTLKNFLPPEVHMKQDVQARLDLVKPGRGCFLIFSGFDGTAEELGIVSTNMWLFRNNNMDGMMDEYFEMSKEEAPDNAPMMFITFPSAKDPTAKIRHPGKSCMTILTMVKYEWFEEWKDSAVRKRGDDYMTYKMRFATNLFNWACLHFPKLKDKLVFQEVATPLSNMHYLGAYRGAMYSAEHNLDRYDPVSIAKNRCDTPIKNLYISGQDVFSCGIAGALHGGLLCASTVLDHILYMDLMFMKKKLKKDKAREDARLAKKLQ, from the exons ATGTGGGTTCTGGTGGTTCTGGTGTGGTTCTTGATCTGGGCCGGGGGAACCTACTGGTACCTCTTTGGGAAGCCAAGTCCATTCTCTCTGGAGTCGCTGCGGCCCAAAGAGCCACTGGAAATGgaccagaggaagagagataaggTGTTGAAGAAAG GTTTCAGCAAGGACAGAATCCCAGAGAACCTGGACGCCATTGTGGTCGGCAGCGGGATTGGAGGCCTGACGGCGGCGGCGTGTTTGGCCAAACTGGGGAAGAGGGTTCTAGTTCTGGAACAGCATGACCAGTCTGGGGGATGCTGCCACACCTTCGTTGAGAAAGGCTTTGAATTTGATGTCG gccttcACTACGTTGGTCAGCTGCACGAGAACAGTCTGATTCGGATCGCCTTTGACCAGATCACGGAGGGCCAGCTGGAGTTTGTGACCCTGGACCAGCACTTTGACACCATCCACATTGGCCTGGGCAAGGAGCACCGCGAGTACAGCATCTACACCGGCAAGACGGAGATGGAGGCCCACCTGAAGAAGCAGTTCCCAGACGACACTGAGGCCGTCGAGAAGTTCTTTAAAGTCATGAAG GTCTGTGCCAGGAAGACCCACTACCTGGCCTCCCTGAAGCTCATCCCTCGCTGGCTGGCCCTCTTCCTGCTCAAGTCTGGCATCGCCGACCTCTGCTCGTCCGTCTTCCGCCTGTCCGCCACCAGCGCCACCGACTGGGCCGACCAGCTCACCAGCAACAAGGACCTCCAGGTCATCTTCTCCTACCTCTTCTACG GCGTTCCCCCCAGGGACTCCAGCATCCTCATCAACGCCCTCCTCATCCACCACTACAAGCGTGGAGCCTACTATCCCAAGGGGGGCGCCAGCGAGATCTCTTACCACATCAGCAACACCATCCGCAAGTACGGCGGTGACGTGCTGGTGAGGGCGCCGGTCTGCCAAGTCCTGCTGGATAAAGATGGCGCCGCTTGTG GTGTGGCGGTGAGGAAAGGTCAGGAGTTAGTGGAGGTGAAGGCGCCAGTTGTGATCTCCAACTGCGGCCTCTTCAACACCCTCAAGAACTTCCTGCCTCCCGAGGTTCATATGAAACAAG ATGTCCAGGCGCGTCTGGACCTGGTGAAACCCGGCAGGGGCTGCTTCCTCATCTTCTCTGGCTTCGACGGCACCGCCGAAGAGCTTGGCATCGTGTCGACCAACATGTGGCTCTTCAGGAATAACAACATGGATGGGAT GATGGATGAATACTTTGAAATGAGCAAAGAGGAGGCCCCTGACAACGCCCCCATGATGTTCATCACCTTCCCCTCGGCCAAAGACCCCACAGCAAAGATCAGACACCCAG GCAAGTCCTGCATGACCATCCTGACCATGGTGAAGTACGAGTGGTTCGAGGAGTGGAAGGACTCGGCcgtgaggaagaggggagacgACTACATGACCTACAAGATGAGATTCGCCACCAACCTCTTCAACTGGGCCTGTCTGCACTTCCCCAAGCTGAAGGACAAG CTGGTGTTCCAGGAAGTGGCCACCCCCTTGTCCAACATGCACTACCTGGGAGCGTACCGCGGGGCCATGTACTCGGCCGAACACAACCTGGACCGCTACGACCCCGTGTCCATCGCCAAGAACCGCTGCGACACGCCCATCAAGAACCTCTACATCTCAG gtcaAGACGTGTTCAGCTGTGGTATTGCGGGGGCTCTGCATGGCGGGTTGCTCTGCGCCTCTACAGTGCTGGACCACATCCTCTACATGGACCTCATGTTCATGAAGAAGAAGCTGAAAAAGGATAAGGCCAGAGAGGACGCCCGACTGGCCAAGAAACTGCAGTGA